Proteins encoded by one window of Ulvibacter sp. MAR_2010_11:
- a CDS encoding alpha/beta fold hydrolase, whose product MKLKYQHTSLFYEVSGQGPVMVLIHGFLESATMWKKLVPELAAKYKVVTLDLPGHGASGCLSETHSMEQMADAVRSILQHLKIKDAIIVGHSMGGYVALAYAELYTKEIRSLVLLNSTPAEDSPERKENRTRALEVIEKNRKAFISMAIANLFAEGSQTKYASEIKQLKKEALAFPPEGITAAVKGMRDRKDRTSVLKQFKKNKLMVCATEDPIIPFEVVAVWAKFCETPLKKVKGGHMSHIENKSEIQKILHFIE is encoded by the coding sequence ATGAAACTGAAGTATCAACACACATCGCTCTTTTATGAAGTTTCTGGACAAGGTCCGGTTATGGTATTAATTCACGGGTTTTTAGAAAGTGCCACCATGTGGAAGAAGCTCGTGCCCGAACTAGCGGCAAAGTATAAGGTCGTAACATTAGATTTACCCGGGCATGGAGCCAGCGGGTGTCTTTCTGAAACACATTCCATGGAGCAAATGGCGGATGCTGTTCGAAGTATTTTGCAACATCTTAAAATAAAGGACGCCATTATAGTTGGACATTCTATGGGGGGTTATGTTGCTTTGGCTTACGCCGAATTGTACACGAAGGAAATCCGTTCGTTGGTATTGTTAAATTCAACTCCGGCGGAAGATTCCCCGGAACGAAAAGAAAATAGAACCCGTGCGCTGGAGGTGATTGAAAAAAACAGGAAGGCATTTATAAGTATGGCAATTGCTAATTTATTTGCCGAAGGTTCTCAAACCAAGTATGCTTCAGAAATAAAACAGCTGAAAAAAGAAGCGCTTGCATTTCCTCCCGAAGGCATTACTGCTGCCGTTAAAGGGATGCGCGATAGGAAAGATCGCACTTCAGTATTAAAACAGTTCAAAAAAAATAAACTGATGGTCTGTGCCACCGAAGATCCCATTATCCCATTTGAAGTGGTCGCTGTCTGGGCAAAATTTTGTGAAACTCCCTTAAAAAAAGTAAAAGGAGGGCATATGAGTCACATTGAAAATAAAAGTGAAATTCAGAAAATTTTGCACTTCATCGAATAA
- a CDS encoding aminopeptidase P family protein gives MKYHPVDRKLYSKNRKNFMAQMKPKSIAVFNSNDVYPVSADSTMPFQQHRDILFLSGVDQEESILLLFPDAADAQNREVLFLKETNDHIAVWEGEKLTKERAFEVSGIKTVYWLEEFDKVFFELMTQAETIYFNTNEHYRQAVITETREDRFIKTTKAKFPAHSWAKSNPILQRLRSVKDAIEIDLLQTACDITEKGFRRVLKFVKPKVWEYEIEAEFMHEFLRNRSKGFAYTPIIASGNSANVLHYIENNQQCKDGDLLLMDVGAEYANYSSDMTRTIPVNGKFTKRQREVYNAVLRVKDEATKMLVPGAFWKEYHVEVGKLMTSELLKLKLIDKADVKNENPDWPAYKKYFMHGTSHHIGLDTHDYGILWEPMKANMVFTVEPGIYIPEEGFGIRLEDDVVIQKKGEPLNLMRNIPIEAEEIEELMNR, from the coding sequence ATGAAGTATCATCCAGTAGACCGAAAATTATATAGTAAAAACCGTAAAAACTTTATGGCGCAAATGAAGCCTAAAAGCATTGCCGTTTTTAACAGCAACGATGTTTATCCGGTAAGTGCCGACAGCACCATGCCTTTTCAACAACACAGAGACATTTTGTTTTTGAGCGGGGTCGATCAGGAAGAAAGTATTTTACTGTTATTCCCCGACGCTGCGGATGCACAAAACAGAGAAGTACTTTTTCTGAAAGAAACCAACGACCATATTGCCGTTTGGGAAGGTGAAAAATTAACCAAGGAGCGTGCTTTTGAAGTAAGCGGAATTAAAACCGTGTATTGGTTGGAAGAATTCGACAAGGTCTTTTTTGAATTGATGACTCAGGCCGAAACCATTTATTTTAATACCAACGAACACTACCGTCAGGCAGTAATTACCGAAACCCGTGAAGACCGATTTATAAAAACTACAAAAGCAAAGTTTCCTGCACATAGTTGGGCGAAGAGCAATCCTATTTTACAACGCCTTCGTTCGGTAAAGGATGCTATAGAAATTGACCTTTTACAAACTGCCTGTGATATCACCGAGAAAGGCTTTCGTCGAGTGCTCAAGTTTGTGAAACCTAAGGTTTGGGAATACGAAATTGAAGCAGAGTTTATGCATGAGTTTCTTCGGAATCGATCCAAAGGATTTGCCTATACACCTATTATCGCCAGCGGAAACAGCGCCAATGTGTTACACTATATAGAAAACAATCAACAATGCAAGGACGGCGATTTACTATTGATGGACGTTGGTGCCGAATACGCCAATTACAGTAGTGATATGACGCGTACCATTCCCGTAAACGGAAAGTTTACCAAACGCCAACGGGAGGTATATAACGCTGTGCTTCGGGTAAAAGATGAGGCAACCAAAATGTTGGTTCCCGGCGCATTTTGGAAGGAATATCATGTAGAAGTGGGTAAATTAATGACTTCCGAATTATTGAAGCTGAAATTGATAGACAAGGCAGATGTAAAAAATGAAAATCCCGATTGGCCTGCCTATAAAAAATATTTTATGCACGGCACTTCGCATCATATAGGGTTAGATACACATGATTACGGAATTCTTTGGGAGCCCATGAAGGCCAATATGGTATTTACCGTTGAACCCGGAATCTATATTCCTGAAGAAGGCTTCGGAATACGCTTGGAGGACGATGTGGTAATTCAGAAAAAAGGAGAACCCCTTAACCTGATGCGCAATATTCCTATTGAAGCCGAAGAAATCGAGGAATTGATGAATCGCTAA
- the brnQ gene encoding branched-chain amino acid transport system II carrier protein, whose product MNHSKQTFVTAFALFSLFFGAGNLILPPFLGYNGGESWLWVTLGFSVSAVVIPILAIYGYARLQGTMLDFAKKVSPWFAILYAVLVYAISVSLPSPRTASVTYEMAIQPYFEISSLWTSSLYFALVLLFVLNRTKIISLIGKFLTPLIILILLAIIGIGIFSDIEPIRASIFDNSFTSGILEGYQTFDAIGGVVVGGVIVISLALQGTYNYEEKKSMIAKSGLWAGIGLFCIYGGLIALGAFKSGTLQVENRTELLTLLSTTTLGSIGTAFLGVLVALACFTTAVGIVTGTSDFVKGIAGNSQFAYRITAVLGCLLGVAVGQFDVHYIIDIAVPALMFIYPITIVLILLNALPERFASPVVFKGVTLVTLLFSIPDFLQFVISETAVTQIKSWIPLAEHSLGWVLPALAIFLIINFFHKTSKVSIKS is encoded by the coding sequence ATGAACCACAGTAAACAAACCTTTGTGACAGCTTTTGCACTCTTCTCACTTTTTTTTGGAGCCGGGAATTTAATTTTACCTCCTTTTTTAGGGTACAATGGAGGGGAAAGCTGGTTATGGGTTACGTTAGGCTTCTCTGTTTCGGCGGTGGTAATTCCAATTTTGGCGATTTACGGCTATGCAAGATTGCAAGGGACCATGCTGGATTTTGCCAAAAAAGTATCTCCCTGGTTTGCCATACTGTATGCGGTACTTGTGTATGCGATTTCGGTTTCGTTACCTTCTCCCCGAACGGCTTCAGTTACCTATGAAATGGCAATTCAGCCTTATTTTGAAATCTCGTCACTTTGGACAAGCTCCTTGTATTTTGCCTTGGTACTCCTCTTTGTACTTAACCGAACAAAAATTATAAGTTTAATCGGTAAATTTTTAACACCGCTAATCATTCTCATTCTGCTTGCCATAATAGGCATTGGAATTTTTAGTGATATTGAACCCATTCGAGCCTCAATTTTCGACAACTCCTTTACAAGCGGTATTCTGGAAGGATATCAAACCTTCGATGCTATTGGAGGGGTGGTAGTAGGTGGCGTAATTGTAATTTCTTTGGCTCTGCAAGGAACTTACAATTATGAAGAAAAGAAAAGCATGATTGCCAAATCGGGTTTGTGGGCCGGCATCGGACTCTTTTGTATTTACGGTGGCCTCATTGCTTTGGGAGCTTTCAAAAGTGGAACGCTACAAGTAGAAAATAGAACCGAATTACTCACACTGTTAAGCACAACAACGTTGGGCAGTATCGGCACTGCATTTTTAGGTGTGTTGGTGGCTTTGGCATGCTTTACCACAGCCGTTGGAATTGTGACAGGAACGTCCGATTTTGTAAAGGGGATAGCAGGGAATTCACAATTCGCATATCGAATTACAGCAGTTTTGGGATGTTTACTGGGTGTTGCCGTGGGACAATTCGACGTACATTATATTATAGACATCGCTGTTCCGGCTTTGATGTTTATATACCCCATCACCATTGTTTTAATTTTATTGAATGCCCTTCCCGAAAGATTCGCTTCGCCAGTTGTTTTTAAGGGCGTAACACTGGTTACCTTACTATTCAGCATCCCCGATTTTTTACAATTCGTTATTTCTGAAACTGCAGTTACCCAAATCAAATCCTGGATTCCGTTGGCAGAGCACAGTTTGGGGTGGGTCCTTCCGGCCTTGGCGATTTTTTTAATAATAAATTTCTTTCATAAAACTTCCAAAGTGTCAATAAAAAGTTGA
- a CDS encoding Crp/Fnr family transcriptional regulator has translation MSKSGSVLEKYLIGVINDSRLDVQLPAILNEFSHVSLSKNSYFCKTGSVCDYFCFIESGILQHSITIEGEEKTTYLALKNTVTSSLKSFKDLVPSRKDIKAISDCSLWVIDLNTFNQLITNNSAFKKFYYNLIENQIYLIDDYRIDLLTLTPEERYKKMLSNEPTLLQQVPLHYLASFLGISTRHMSRIRKNVI, from the coding sequence ATGAGTAAATCCGGCAGTGTATTAGAAAAGTATTTAATCGGAGTAATAAATGACAGCCGTCTTGACGTCCAACTACCTGCCATTCTAAATGAATTTTCACATGTATCCCTCTCCAAAAACAGCTATTTCTGTAAAACCGGCTCGGTGTGTGACTATTTCTGTTTTATTGAAAGTGGTATTTTACAACATTCCATTACCATTGAAGGAGAAGAAAAAACTACCTATCTCGCACTAAAAAATACGGTGACTTCTTCGTTAAAAAGTTTTAAAGACCTGGTTCCTTCTAGAAAAGATATCAAAGCCATTAGTGATTGCTCATTATGGGTGATTGATCTAAATACTTTTAATCAATTAATAACCAACAACAGTGCATTCAAAAAATTTTATTACAATTTAATTGAAAATCAGATTTACCTAATAGACGATTATCGTATCGACCTGCTCACACTCACGCCCGAAGAGCGATACAAAAAAATGCTGTCCAATGAGCCTACGTTGTTACAACAGGTGCCTTTGCACTATCTCGCTTCATTTTTAGGTATTTCTACCAGACATATGAGCAGAATTCGGAAAAATGTAATTTAA